Proteins found in one Microcella daejeonensis genomic segment:
- the mutM gene encoding bifunctional DNA-formamidopyrimidine glycosylase/DNA-(apurinic or apyrimidinic site) lyase, producing the protein MPELPEVEVVRHGLAPAVTGARIERVIVLDARSLKRHDGPAEDFVERLAGAHVAAAVRRGKFLWMPLAIGSAFASSTPESGAFGEPVEALVVHLGMSGQVLLRARDAEVAPLTRLVFDVHHPEHGALRVDFVDQRIFGSMAIDPLQATPDAAAGGHGSPLPLVPGQVAHIARDPLDPAFDEARFLSALRSRRTGIKRALLDQTLVSGIGNIYADESLWAARLHYDQPTSSISTRKARELLSEVRTVLRRALDEGGTSFDAQYVNVNGASGYFSHSLRAYGQQGMPCERCGRLIVREQFMNRGSHFCPGCQRLRAA; encoded by the coding sequence ATGCCCGAACTGCCCGAGGTCGAGGTCGTCCGCCACGGACTGGCCCCCGCCGTCACCGGTGCCCGCATCGAGCGGGTGATCGTGCTCGACGCCCGGTCGCTCAAGCGCCATGACGGCCCGGCCGAGGACTTCGTCGAGCGGCTCGCCGGCGCGCACGTCGCGGCGGCGGTGCGGCGCGGCAAGTTCCTGTGGATGCCGCTCGCGATCGGCAGCGCATTCGCCTCGAGCACGCCTGAATCCGGCGCGTTCGGCGAGCCCGTCGAGGCGCTCGTCGTGCACCTGGGCATGAGCGGCCAGGTGCTGCTGCGCGCCCGCGACGCCGAGGTCGCGCCGCTCACGCGCCTGGTGTTCGACGTGCACCACCCTGAGCACGGAGCCCTGCGCGTCGACTTCGTCGATCAGCGCATCTTCGGCTCCATGGCGATCGACCCGCTGCAGGCGACGCCGGATGCCGCTGCCGGCGGCCACGGCAGCCCCCTGCCCCTCGTGCCCGGCCAGGTGGCGCACATCGCCCGCGACCCGCTCGACCCGGCCTTCGACGAGGCGCGCTTCCTCAGCGCCCTGCGCTCCCGGCGCACCGGCATCAAGCGCGCGCTGCTCGACCAGACCCTCGTGAGCGGCATCGGCAACATCTACGCCGACGAGTCGCTGTGGGCCGCGCGCCTGCACTACGACCAGCCGACGAGCTCGATCTCGACCCGCAAGGCGCGCGAGCTGCTGAGCGAGGTGCGCACGGTGCTGCGCCGCGCCCTCGACGAGGGCGGCACCTCCTTCGACGCGCAGTACGTCAACGTCAACGGCGCCTCCGGCTACTTCAGCCACTCCCTGCGCGCCTACGGCCAGCAGGGCATGCCCTGCGAGCGCTGCGGCCGCCTCATCGTGCGCGAGCAGTTCATGAACCGCGGCTCGCACTTCTGCCCGGGCTGCCAGCGGCTGCGCGCGGCCTGA
- a CDS encoding GNAT family N-acetyltransferase, with protein sequence MSDITITEVVIPASLDADDAAEFLACVEVRNAANRHDSGGTDLDYSAEELLPGWQKTTFEPKRMLAARLDGRLVARGVYETRTDEAADTVWLFMEVLPEARGHGVGAALGRRMEEMARAEGKTRAIAYAPSWKQGGIRIPSPTGFGSVPAGTPEVRLLQSFGYTLEQVERGSRLPLPLEPGRLEAVRDEARRRAPESEYRVHTWIDATPVEWREDIAHLLTRMSTDAPTAGLEEPEDVWTVERLVEDERFEQDSPRTSLTAAVEHVASGRLVGFTEMTAPAERDRPASQEDTLVLREHRGHRLGTLLKAENLLFLERVRPGHPAVITYNAEENRHMLDVNEALGFVPFAYEGAWRKTL encoded by the coding sequence ATGAGCGACATCACGATCACCGAGGTCGTCATCCCGGCGAGCCTCGACGCCGACGACGCGGCCGAGTTCCTCGCCTGCGTCGAGGTGCGCAACGCCGCGAACCGGCACGACTCCGGCGGCACCGACCTCGACTACAGCGCCGAGGAGCTGCTGCCCGGCTGGCAGAAGACCACCTTCGAGCCGAAGAGGATGCTCGCCGCGCGTCTCGACGGCCGCCTCGTCGCCCGGGGCGTCTACGAGACCCGCACCGACGAGGCCGCCGACACCGTCTGGCTCTTCATGGAGGTGCTGCCGGAGGCGCGCGGGCACGGCGTCGGCGCCGCCCTCGGGCGCCGCATGGAGGAGATGGCGCGCGCCGAGGGCAAGACGCGGGCGATCGCCTACGCGCCCTCCTGGAAGCAGGGCGGCATCCGCATCCCCTCCCCCACGGGCTTCGGCTCGGTTCCGGCGGGCACCCCCGAGGTGCGCCTGCTGCAGAGCTTCGGGTACACGCTCGAGCAGGTCGAGCGCGGCAGTCGCCTGCCGCTGCCGCTCGAGCCCGGCCGGCTCGAGGCCGTGCGCGACGAGGCCCGGCGGCGCGCCCCCGAATCGGAGTACCGCGTGCACACCTGGATCGACGCGACCCCCGTCGAGTGGCGCGAGGACATCGCGCACCTGCTGACCCGCATGAGCACCGACGCGCCCACCGCCGGGCTGGAGGAGCCCGAGGACGTCTGGACGGTCGAGCGCCTCGTCGAGGACGAGCGCTTCGAGCAGGACAGCCCGCGCACCTCGCTCACCGCCGCCGTCGAGCACGTCGCGAGCGGCCGGCTCGTGGGCTTCACCGAGATGACGGCCCCCGCCGAGCGCGACCGTCCGGCCTCGCAGGAGGACACCCTCGTGCTGCGGGAGCACCGCGGGCACCGCCTGGGCACGCTGCTGAAGGCCGAGAACCTGCTGTTCCTCGAGCGGGTGCGGCCGGGGCATCCCGCGGTCATCACGTACAACGCCGAGGAGAACCGGCACATGCTCGACGTCAACGAGGCCCTCGGCTTCGTGCCCTTCGCCTACGAGGGGGCGTGGCGCAAGACCCTCTAG
- a CDS encoding glycosyltransferase family 2 protein — MTAPAPVIRPDSTSAARSVIVEAPLPWWTSIAVLGAAIALVSVPLAAVLLLTETGPAPDPFVAAIGVALHVPWALIIVFLLAGLVERVGAVFLADRRGAPAAPRIDPEDPDAPRVLVQLPFFNEPAVARRAILAAAALEWPRDRLVIQVLDDSTDPVARMIVDEACAIARGQGATVELRRREERAGYKAGALEEGRRASDAEFIAILDADFLPPRDFLLRAVAGFRDEHGVDDEGLAVVQARWGHLNADESWLTSAQSLWVDDHHVLQMSWRSRAWEFVNFTGTAGVWRASAIEAIGGWRAASLVEDCELSVRALLHGYRTRFLPDLVAPAELPASLPAYRAQQRRWTRGWVQLQRLHLGSLLRLPGAPLRRLHVLYHVLIPWQWALWGAWMLILPPLVAMGAWAGAVGPGVGVAVYLAPPLTWLLVSTVLSAVETARRDDDRLTVRGVGRRVLRAGPQAVLTTGMLPHQFMAALEGLIGELHAEFERTPKAGGSPARTRSTAGALPTASTARAGGRDATAERYAAADLFAVLYQAFWAVVFLAEGLAWSGLAAAAVAVCVAVVGGVPRRARESWMHRPGARRRRAVRRVLAERRAATAAAARTTA, encoded by the coding sequence ATGACCGCTCCCGCTCCCGTCATCCGCCCCGACTCCACCTCGGCCGCGCGCTCCGTGATCGTCGAGGCCCCGCTGCCCTGGTGGACGTCGATCGCCGTGCTCGGCGCGGCGATCGCCCTCGTCTCCGTGCCGCTCGCGGCCGTCCTGCTGCTGACCGAGACCGGTCCCGCACCCGATCCGTTCGTCGCGGCGATCGGCGTCGCGCTCCACGTCCCCTGGGCGCTCATCATCGTCTTCCTGCTCGCGGGCCTCGTCGAGCGCGTCGGGGCGGTGTTCCTCGCCGATCGCCGGGGCGCACCGGCAGCACCGCGCATCGACCCGGAGGATCCCGACGCGCCGCGCGTACTGGTGCAGCTGCCGTTCTTCAACGAGCCGGCCGTCGCGCGACGGGCGATCCTCGCCGCCGCGGCCCTGGAGTGGCCCCGCGACCGCCTCGTCATCCAGGTGCTCGACGACTCCACCGATCCGGTCGCCCGCATGATCGTCGACGAGGCATGCGCGATCGCCCGCGGGCAGGGCGCGACGGTCGAGCTGCGCAGGCGGGAGGAGCGCGCCGGCTACAAGGCCGGTGCCCTCGAGGAGGGCCGTCGCGCGAGCGATGCCGAGTTCATCGCCATCCTCGACGCCGACTTCCTGCCGCCGCGCGACTTCCTGCTGCGGGCCGTCGCCGGCTTCCGCGACGAGCACGGCGTCGACGACGAGGGGCTCGCGGTCGTGCAGGCGCGCTGGGGGCACCTCAACGCGGACGAGTCGTGGCTCACCTCCGCGCAGTCGCTCTGGGTCGACGACCATCACGTGCTGCAGATGTCGTGGCGGTCACGGGCGTGGGAGTTCGTGAACTTCACGGGCACCGCGGGAGTGTGGCGGGCATCCGCTATCGAGGCGATCGGCGGGTGGCGGGCCGCCAGCCTCGTCGAGGACTGCGAGCTCAGCGTGCGCGCGCTGCTGCACGGCTACCGCACCCGGTTCCTGCCCGATCTCGTCGCGCCCGCCGAGCTGCCCGCCTCGCTTCCGGCGTACCGGGCGCAGCAGCGGCGCTGGACCCGGGGCTGGGTGCAGCTGCAGCGCCTGCACCTCGGGAGCCTGCTGCGCCTGCCCGGCGCGCCGTTGCGTCGACTGCACGTGCTCTACCACGTGCTCATCCCCTGGCAGTGGGCGCTCTGGGGCGCCTGGATGCTCATCCTGCCGCCCCTCGTCGCGATGGGCGCCTGGGCCGGCGCCGTGGGGCCGGGCGTCGGTGTCGCCGTCTACCTCGCGCCCCCGCTCACCTGGCTGCTCGTCTCCACCGTGCTGAGCGCCGTCGAGACCGCCCGCCGCGACGACGATCGCCTCACGGTGCGCGGCGTCGGCCGGCGCGTCCTGCGGGCCGGTCCGCAGGCGGTGCTCACGACCGGGATGCTCCCGCACCAGTTCATGGCCGCGCTCGAGGGCCTCATCGGCGAGCTGCACGCCGAGTTCGAGCGCACACCCAAGGCCGGCGGCTCCCCCGCCCGCACCCGGAGCACCGCCGGGGCCCTGCCCACCGCCTCCACCGCCCGAGCGGGCGGTCGCGATGCGACCGCCGAGCGCTACGCCGCCGCCGACCTCTTCGCGGTGCTGTACCAGGCCTTCTGGGCCGTCGTGTTCCTCGCCGAGGGCCTCGCCTGGAGCGGGCTCGCCGCAGCCGCCGTCGCGGTCTGCGTCGCCGTCGTCGGCGGCGTGCCGCGCCGGGCGCGCGAGAGCTGGATGCACCGACCGGGGGCACGACGGCGCCGAGCCGTGCGGCGCGTCCTCGCCGAGCGACGCGCGGCGACAGCCGCGGCGGCCCGGACAACGGCATGA
- the rnc gene encoding ribonuclease III, whose amino-acid sequence MRAASGPEPDRTALTGALGVSIAPELLELALTHRSWAYEHGGVANNERLEFLGDSILGQAVTVMLYTSYPHLDEGDLAKRRASLVSAVALSEVARGIGLGAHLKLGKGEELTGGRDKSSILADTVEAIIGATYIDLGGEAATTLVLHLIAPLLADPDRFGAAMDPKTSLQELAARRGHGVPIYELSDTGPDHSKRFTATVVLGGESIASGEGTSKKQAEMAAALEAWTVLSARRPSTPSA is encoded by the coding sequence GTGAGAGCGGCATCCGGCCCCGAGCCCGATCGCACCGCTCTCACGGGCGCGCTCGGCGTATCCATCGCGCCGGAACTGCTGGAGCTCGCGCTCACCCACCGGTCGTGGGCCTACGAGCACGGCGGCGTCGCCAACAACGAGCGGCTCGAGTTCCTCGGCGACTCGATCCTCGGCCAGGCCGTCACGGTCATGCTGTACACCTCGTACCCGCACCTCGATGAGGGCGACCTCGCCAAGCGGCGCGCATCCCTCGTCTCGGCGGTCGCCCTGTCGGAGGTCGCCCGGGGCATCGGCCTCGGCGCGCACCTCAAGCTCGGCAAGGGCGAGGAGCTCACGGGCGGTCGCGACAAGTCGTCGATCCTCGCCGACACGGTCGAGGCGATCATCGGCGCCACGTACATCGATCTCGGAGGCGAAGCCGCGACGACGCTCGTGCTGCACCTCATCGCCCCGCTGCTGGCCGACCCCGACCGGTTCGGTGCGGCGATGGATCCGAAGACCTCGCTGCAGGAGCTCGCGGCCCGCCGCGGTCACGGCGTTCCGATCTACGAGCTCAGCGACACCGGTCCCGACCACTCGAAGCGGTTCACCGCCACCGTGGTGCTCGGCGGCGAGTCGATCGCCTCGGGCGAGGGCACGAGCAAGAAGCAGGCCGAGATGGCCGCCGCGCTCGAAGCGTGGACGGTGCTGAGCGCGCGCCGCCCGAGCACGCCCTCGGCCTGA
- a CDS encoding chromosome segregation SMC family protein, with product MHLKSLTIKGFKSFAQPTTFQFETGVTCVVGPNGSGKSNVVDALAWVMGEQGAKTLRGGTMSDVIFAGTATRGPLGRAEVQLTIDNSDGALPIEYSEVTISRTLFRNGGSEYAINGASCRLLDVQELLSDSGLGREMHVIVGQGRLDSVLHASPEERRGFIEEAAGILKHRRRKEKTVRKLEAMQSNLTRLSDLAGEIRRQLTPLGRQAEIAREAQTIAAIVRDARSRLLADEVVALRTALADHHRTESERTSERLVVQSQLDQARLRVQRIEAQMVGDAVDRARGTAFELEKVQDRLRSLSTLTQQKLTLLSQQSELPGMQSTVTQSMVDEARAEAEQLTSGVAEAERAVGEAAARTATARAALDSLDEEIAAQSALVSQHDLELAGLASRVEVARSTLAAARGEQLRQQNALEAALARQESTRAELAALPALEQAEGADAELDTALREADERVAAIQGRLDGERDALHGLERERDALAARVSALSQAIDSGDGASGLLGSSGVRGLVADHVQVTPGFEAAVAAALGSLAEAVLVDDADAGFAALDRARAAEAGRVEVVLAELGSPAPAGPAAVPGLTAAASVVTAPAGVLALLTRTLIADDLGAARAAWPAIEQLGEAAGSVTVVTREGDVLTRSVLRGGSGAGRSRLELAAERDAAAERLADVATGIERARFALDGSRAELAEAKAAATAALAAVRDHDAQRAARSEQLSRARAQVEAAEAEAERLAGAGERAAEVVREAESGVERAVAAHDDFAARPRPMLDASARDGLVVELDAVRAAETEHRIALETARERVRAAREGAMQLERRREAERSAAEEAARRAVLRQRQVERARTVADSLPAVLTAVDRSVAEARVELHRAETERAAQNEELVELRRSESQLRERLHAITENVHGLELQIYEKKLHLSQLLERAADELGLDEEVLVAEYGPESPVPDDDALTAAARAVADAVAAEAASRVDPDPDAPLLDVTSDEESARVAALVAQSAPHAARDAEGAGQGEGMPPVEPLVAGRPFVRSEQQARLAKAERKLSQLGRVNPLALEEFAALEQRHKFLSEQLTDLADTRRDLLTIIDELDETMQHIFAAAFADTKDAFDRVFPVLFPGGTGQLLLTDPENMLTTGIEVTVKPAGKKIERLSLLSGGERSLAAVALLIAIFKARPSPFYIMDEVEAALDDANLGRLLTIFRDLRESSQLIIITHQKRTMEIADALYGVSMRQDGVSAVVGQRVQAPEAEAVAG from the coding sequence GTGCACCTGAAGAGCCTGACGATCAAGGGCTTCAAGTCGTTCGCGCAGCCGACCACCTTCCAGTTCGAGACCGGGGTCACCTGCGTCGTCGGCCCCAACGGCTCGGGCAAGTCGAACGTCGTCGACGCGCTCGCCTGGGTGATGGGCGAGCAGGGGGCGAAGACGCTGCGCGGCGGCACGATGAGCGACGTCATCTTCGCCGGCACCGCCACGCGCGGCCCGCTCGGCCGCGCCGAGGTGCAGCTCACCATCGACAACAGCGACGGCGCCCTGCCGATCGAGTACAGCGAGGTGACGATCTCGCGCACGCTGTTCCGCAACGGCGGCAGCGAGTACGCCATCAACGGCGCCTCGTGCCGGCTGCTCGACGTGCAGGAGCTGCTGAGCGACTCCGGGCTCGGGCGCGAGATGCACGTCATCGTCGGGCAGGGCCGGCTCGACTCGGTGCTGCACGCGAGCCCCGAGGAGCGCCGCGGCTTCATCGAGGAGGCCGCGGGCATCCTCAAGCACCGCCGTCGCAAGGAGAAGACGGTGCGCAAGCTCGAGGCCATGCAATCGAACCTCACGCGGCTGAGCGATCTCGCCGGCGAGATCCGGCGGCAGCTGACCCCGCTGGGGCGGCAGGCCGAGATCGCGCGCGAGGCCCAGACGATCGCCGCGATCGTGCGGGATGCCCGTTCCCGCCTGCTGGCCGACGAGGTCGTCGCCCTGCGCACCGCCCTCGCCGACCACCACCGCACCGAGAGCGAGCGCACGAGCGAGCGCCTCGTCGTGCAGAGCCAGCTCGACCAGGCCCGGCTGCGGGTGCAACGCATCGAGGCGCAGATGGTCGGCGACGCCGTCGACCGCGCGCGCGGCACGGCCTTCGAGCTGGAGAAGGTGCAGGATCGCCTGCGGTCGCTCAGCACCCTCACGCAGCAGAAGCTCACCCTGCTGAGCCAGCAGTCGGAGCTGCCGGGCATGCAGTCGACCGTCACCCAGTCGATGGTCGACGAGGCCCGTGCCGAGGCCGAGCAGCTGACCTCCGGTGTCGCCGAGGCCGAGCGCGCCGTCGGCGAGGCCGCCGCCCGCACCGCGACCGCCCGCGCGGCCCTCGACTCGCTCGACGAGGAGATCGCGGCGCAGTCGGCGCTCGTCTCGCAGCACGACCTCGAGCTCGCGGGCCTCGCGAGCCGCGTCGAGGTCGCCCGCTCGACCCTCGCCGCCGCGCGCGGCGAGCAGCTGCGCCAGCAGAACGCCCTCGAGGCCGCGCTCGCCCGCCAGGAGTCGACGCGCGCTGAGCTCGCCGCGCTGCCCGCGCTCGAGCAGGCCGAGGGCGCCGACGCCGAGCTCGACACCGCGCTTCGCGAGGCCGACGAGCGGGTCGCCGCCATCCAGGGCCGCCTCGACGGCGAACGGGATGCCCTGCACGGCCTCGAGCGCGAGCGCGACGCCCTCGCCGCCCGCGTCAGCGCCCTCTCGCAGGCCATCGACTCGGGCGACGGCGCCTCGGGCCTGCTCGGCTCGAGCGGTGTGCGCGGACTCGTGGCCGACCACGTGCAGGTCACCCCGGGCTTCGAGGCGGCCGTCGCCGCCGCCCTCGGGAGCCTCGCCGAGGCCGTGCTCGTGGACGACGCCGACGCCGGGTTCGCCGCGCTCGACCGGGCCCGCGCGGCCGAGGCCGGCCGCGTCGAGGTCGTCCTCGCCGAGCTCGGGAGCCCCGCGCCGGCCGGGCCCGCCGCCGTTCCCGGCCTCACCGCCGCCGCGAGCGTTGTCACCGCCCCCGCGGGCGTGCTCGCCCTGCTGACCCGCACGCTCATCGCCGACGATCTCGGGGCCGCGCGCGCCGCCTGGCCCGCGATCGAGCAGCTCGGCGAGGCCGCCGGCAGCGTCACGGTCGTGACCCGCGAGGGCGACGTGCTCACCCGCAGCGTGCTGCGCGGCGGATCGGGCGCGGGCCGCAGCCGGCTCGAGCTCGCCGCCGAGCGCGATGCCGCCGCCGAGCGCCTCGCCGACGTCGCGACGGGCATCGAGCGCGCCCGCTTCGCGCTCGACGGCTCGCGCGCCGAGCTCGCCGAGGCGAAGGCCGCCGCCACCGCGGCGCTCGCCGCCGTGCGCGATCACGACGCCCAGCGCGCCGCCCGCAGCGAGCAGCTCAGCCGCGCCCGCGCGCAGGTCGAGGCCGCCGAGGCCGAGGCCGAGCGCCTCGCCGGCGCCGGGGAGCGCGCGGCCGAGGTCGTGCGCGAGGCCGAGAGCGGCGTCGAGCGCGCCGTGGCCGCGCACGACGACTTCGCCGCCCGTCCGCGCCCCATGCTCGACGCGAGCGCCCGCGACGGCCTCGTCGTCGAGCTCGACGCCGTGCGCGCCGCCGAGACCGAGCACCGCATCGCGCTCGAGACCGCTCGCGAGCGCGTGCGCGCCGCGCGCGAGGGCGCCATGCAGCTCGAGCGCCGCCGCGAGGCCGAGCGCTCGGCCGCCGAGGAGGCCGCGCGGCGCGCCGTGCTGCGCCAGCGCCAGGTCGAGCGGGCCCGCACCGTCGCCGACTCGCTGCCCGCCGTGCTGACCGCCGTCGACCGCTCCGTCGCCGAGGCCCGGGTCGAGCTGCACCGGGCCGAGACCGAGCGCGCCGCCCAGAACGAGGAGCTCGTCGAGCTGCGCCGCAGCGAATCGCAGCTGCGCGAGCGCCTGCACGCCATCACCGAGAACGTGCACGGCCTCGAGCTGCAGATCTACGAGAAGAAGCTCCACCTCTCGCAGCTGCTCGAGCGCGCGGCCGATGAGCTCGGGCTCGACGAGGAGGTTCTGGTGGCCGAGTACGGCCCCGAGTCGCCCGTTCCCGACGACGACGCGCTGACGGCCGCCGCGCGGGCCGTCGCCGACGCCGTGGCCGCGGAAGCGGCATCCCGCGTCGACCCCGACCCCGACGCGCCCCTGCTCGACGTCACGAGCGACGAGGAGTCGGCGCGCGTCGCCGCGCTCGTCGCCCAGTCGGCCCCGCACGCGGCGCGCGACGCCGAGGGCGCGGGGCAGGGCGAGGGGATGCCCCCGGTCGAGCCCCTCGTGGCCGGCCGGCCCTTCGTGCGCAGCGAGCAGCAGGCCCGGCTGGCGAAGGCCGAGCGCAAGCTCAGCCAGCTCGGCCGCGTCAACCCGCTCGCGCTCGAGGAGTTCGCCGCGCTCGAGCAGCGCCACAAGTTCCTCAGCGAGCAGCTCACCGACCTCGCCGACACCCGGCGCGACCTGCTGACGATCATCGACGAGCTCGACGAGACGATGCAGCACATCTTCGCCGCCGCCTTCGCTGACACGAAGGACGCCTTCGACCGGGTGTTCCCCGTGCTGTTCCCGGGCGGCACGGGCCAGCTGCTGCTGACCGACCCCGAGAACATGCTCACGACGGGCATCGAGGTGACGGTGAAGCCCGCGGGCAAGAAGATCGAGCGGCTCAGCCTGCTCTCGGGCGGTGAGCGCTCCCTCGCGGCGGTCGCGCTGCTCATCGCGATCTTCAAGGCCCGGCCGAGCCCGTTCTACATCATGGACGAGGTCGAGGCAGCGCTCGACGACGCCAACCTCGGCCGCCTGCTGACGATCTTCCGCGACCTGCGCGAGAGCAGCCAGCTCATCATCATCACCCACCAGAAGCGCACGATGGAGATCGCCGACGCGCTCTACGGCGTGAGCATGCGGCAGGACGGCGTGAGCGCCGTCGTCGGGCAGCGGGTGCAGGCGCCCGAGGCGGAGGCCGTCGCGGGCTGA
- the rpmF gene encoding 50S ribosomal protein L32 has protein sequence MAVPKRKKSRANTHARRSQWKAEVPTLVKTIENGKVVYSLPHRAKVVEDSAGTPLFLEYKGRKVADV, from the coding sequence ATGGCTGTTCCGAAGCGGAAGAAGTCCCGCGCCAACACCCACGCGCGCCGTTCGCAGTGGAAGGCGGAGGTCCCCACGCTGGTCAAGACCATCGAGAACGGCAAGGTCGTCTACAGCCTTCCGCACCGCGCCAAGGTCGTCGAGGACTCCGCGGGCACCCCGCTGTTCCTCGAGTACAAGGGCCGCAAGGTCGCCGACGTCTAA
- a CDS encoding aspartate aminotransferase family protein produces MTDTLNRSHPAPAAPAAPVTAAHAALDPADGERAYALDREFVFHSWSAQGALKPFVVAGAAGCEVWNYDGERYLDFSSQLVNTNIGHSHPTVVAAIQKQAAELATVAPSHANLARGEAAQRIVEKAGPGFAKVFFTNGGADAIENAIRMARLTTRRHKVISTYRSYHGNTGAAIASTGDWRRIPNEYAFGHVHVFGPFLYRSEFHSETAEQECERALRSLERTIQAEGADTIAAILLESVPGTAGVLTPPVGYLEGVREICDRYGIVWIADEVMAGFGRTGEWFAWQGADINPSRATPDLIAFAKGVNSGYVPAGGVVISPAIAAAFDERVFPGGLTYSGHPLAMASIVAALDAMTEEGIVENAKTIGEKHLGPGLRALAEKHPMIGEVRGMGVFWALDLVTDRGTRAPVGADVIGRLKAELMARHVLPFAADNRIHVVPPCIVTPAEVERALVAYDEAFTAVAAG; encoded by the coding sequence ATGACCGACACGCTGAACCGGTCGCACCCCGCCCCCGCCGCTCCCGCGGCCCCCGTCACCGCGGCGCACGCGGCGCTGGACCCCGCCGACGGCGAGCGCGCCTACGCCCTCGATCGCGAGTTCGTCTTCCACTCCTGGAGCGCGCAGGGCGCCCTGAAGCCCTTCGTCGTCGCCGGCGCCGCGGGCTGCGAGGTCTGGAACTACGACGGCGAGCGCTACCTCGACTTCTCGAGCCAGCTCGTCAACACCAACATCGGCCACTCGCACCCGACGGTCGTCGCGGCCATCCAGAAGCAGGCCGCCGAGCTCGCCACGGTCGCGCCCTCGCACGCCAACCTCGCCCGCGGCGAGGCCGCGCAGCGCATCGTCGAGAAGGCCGGCCCCGGTTTCGCGAAGGTCTTCTTCACCAACGGCGGCGCCGACGCGATCGAGAACGCCATCCGCATGGCCCGCCTCACCACGCGCCGCCACAAGGTCATCTCGACGTACCGCAGCTACCACGGCAACACGGGCGCGGCGATCGCCTCGACCGGCGACTGGCGGCGCATCCCGAACGAGTACGCCTTCGGGCACGTGCACGTCTTCGGTCCGTTCCTGTACCGCAGCGAGTTCCACAGCGAGACGGCGGAGCAGGAGTGCGAGCGCGCGCTGAGGAGCCTCGAGCGCACCATCCAGGCCGAGGGCGCCGACACGATCGCCGCCATCCTGCTCGAGTCGGTGCCCGGCACCGCGGGCGTGCTGACCCCGCCCGTCGGCTACCTCGAGGGCGTGCGCGAGATCTGCGACCGGTACGGCATCGTCTGGATCGCCGACGAGGTCATGGCCGGCTTCGGCCGCACGGGGGAGTGGTTCGCCTGGCAGGGCGCCGACATCAACCCCTCGCGCGCCACCCCCGACCTCATCGCCTTCGCGAAGGGCGTCAACTCGGGCTACGTGCCCGCGGGCGGCGTCGTCATCAGCCCCGCGATCGCGGCGGCCTTCGACGAGCGCGTGTTCCCGGGCGGGCTGACCTACTCCGGCCACCCCCTCGCGATGGCCTCCATCGTCGCCGCGCTCGACGCGATGACCGAGGAGGGCATCGTCGAGAACGCGAAGACGATCGGCGAGAAGCACCTCGGCCCGGGCCTGCGCGCGCTCGCCGAGAAGCACCCGATGATCGGCGAGGTCCGCGGCATGGGCGTCTTCTGGGCGCTCGACCTCGTCACCGATCGCGGCACCCGCGCACCCGTCGGCGCCGACGTCATCGGCCGCCTCAAGGCCGAGCTGATGGCCCGGCATGTGCTGCCCTTCGCCGCCGACAACCGCATCCACGTCGTGCCGCCGTGCATCGTCACGCCGGCCGAGGTCGAGCGGGCGCTCGTCGCCTACGACGAGGCCTTCACGGCGGTCGCCGCGGGCTGA
- a CDS encoding YceD family protein, with the protein MPAARSPYLVRVRDLVHRPGEMREVALAFDLPEQLGAAAVVVPAGAPMTLDLRLEGLHEGILVSGTIGATARGECVRCLDPVALPLEVEFQELFAYSPDDAFDYTVHDDHVDCEPVVRDAVVLALPFQPVCRPDCPGLDPETGERLADQPRREPREVIDPRWAALQGFGTGETETGASDTPTTRTTPETAD; encoded by the coding sequence ATGCCTGCCGCCAGAAGCCCCTACCTCGTCCGCGTGCGCGATCTCGTGCACCGCCCGGGAGAGATGCGCGAGGTCGCCCTGGCGTTCGATCTGCCCGAGCAGCTCGGCGCCGCCGCGGTCGTCGTGCCCGCCGGCGCGCCCATGACGCTCGACCTTCGGCTCGAGGGCCTGCACGAGGGCATCCTCGTGAGCGGCACGATCGGCGCGACCGCCCGCGGCGAGTGCGTGCGCTGCCTCGACCCCGTCGCCCTGCCGCTCGAAGTCGAATTCCAGGAGCTTTTCGCGTATTCTCCTGACGACGCCTTCGACTACACGGTTCACGATGATCACGTGGATTGTGAACCCGTGGTCAGGGACGCGGTCGTGCTGGCGCTGCCGTTCCAACCGGTGTGCCGCCCCGATTGCCCCGGACTCGATCCCGAGACCGGTGAGCGTCTGGCCGACCAGCCGCGGCGCGAGCCGCGCGAGGTGATCGACCCGCGCTGGGCCGCGCTGCAGGGCTTCGGTACCGGTGAGACCGAGACCGGCGCCAGCGACACCCCCACGACCCGCACCACCCCCGAGACCGCAGACTGA